From Aspergillus fumigatus Af293 chromosome 3, whole genome shotgun sequence, a single genomic window includes:
- the gel6 gene encoding putative 1,3-beta-glucanosyltransferase yields MLRSSLTLTAVSLLLGGFSPVAVEAVRTISAVGSRFFYEDGTQYFLKGIAYQLVPDDPLINTEQCTRDVKLMAELGANAIRVYHVDPHANHDGCMKVLADAGIYLFVDLDTFDTQIEQTDPHWNETQYDRFKQVLDEFQKYENTAGVFVGNEVLTTKEGSAAAPYVLAAARDIKAYRDAQNYRNIPVGYSAADIAELRPMLQNFLACAENPSDRLDFFALNAYEWCGDSGYVQSGYRELQRNASGYPIPIFFSETGCNAARPRTFDDQAAIFGEHMSDTWSGSMVYEWIQEVNDYGLVSYGPPAPNAPPTDTLVYDGFTRKGVPTPVSPDFHNLKTQWATLSPTGVALSDYVQSTSTISPPECPAYTSGAWEVDPSSPLPTLGQTQTNSGPTYQVTNVSGSGNLPVLSATATRSTSSTPTQVLHSGAASPLSLPRIVGSKYIASASVSVGFVIGMVAVFL; encoded by the exons ATGCTTCGCTCCTCGCTTACTTTGACCGCGGTCTCGTTGCTGCTGGGAGGCTTCTCCCCCGTGGCTGTTGAGGCTGTTCGGACAATTTCAGCTGTTGGTTCCCGCTTTTTTTACGAAGACGGTACCCAGTACTTCTTGAAAG GCATCGCGTATCAGCTCGTTCCCGATGATCCACTCATCAACACGGAACAATGCACTCGCGACGTTAAGCTCATGGCCGAACTGGGGGCCAACGCCATCCGCGTCTACCATGTCGATCCCCATGCCAATCACGACGGCTGCATGAAAGTTCTGGCAGATGCCGGCATCTACCTGTTCGTTGATCTCGACACTTTTGACACACAGATCGAGCAG ACTGATCCTCACTGGAATGAAACCCAGTATGACCGGTTCAAGCAGGTCTTGGACGAGTTTCAAAAGTATGAGAATACAGCGGGTGTGTTCGTTGGAAATGAGGTCCTCACCACAAAGGAGGGCTCAGCCGCTGCTCCCTATGTGCTGGCTGCGGCTCGAGATATCAAAGCGTACCGCGATGCGCAGAACTATCGAAACATTCCTGTGGGTTACTCTGCAGCGGATATCGCGGAGCTGCGTCCCATGTTGCAGAATTTTCTGGCCTGCGCGGAAAACCCTAGTGATCGCTTAGACTTCTTCGCACTAAATGCCTACGAGTGGTGTGGAGATTCCGGGTATGTTCAGTCTGGCTATAGAGAGCTTCAGAGAAACGCAAGTGGCTATCCGatccccatcttcttctccgagACTGGCTGCAACGCTGCACGGCCTAGAACCTTTGATGACCAAGCAGCCATTTTCGGTGAACATATGTCGGATACCTGGTCCGGCTCTATGGTCTACGAGTGGATCCAGGAGGTCAACGACTACGGTTTGGTCAGTTATGGCCCTCCTGCGCCGAATGCTCCTCCAACAGACACTCTTGTTTATGATGGCTTCACTCGCAAAGGTGTTCCGACTCCCGTGTCTCCTGACTTCCACAACCTCAAGACCCAATGGGCTACCCTTTCACCCACTGGCGTCGCCTTGTCTGACTATGTTCAATCCACCTCTACTATTAGTCCCCCGGAGTGCCCTGCCTACACATCTGGGGCTTGGGAGGTCGATCCCAGCTCTCCGCTGCCCACTCTGGGCCAGACGCAGACGAACTCTGGCCCCACATACCAGGTCACTAATGTAAGCGGTTCTGGAAATCTGCCAGTCCTCAGCGCCACAGCTACCAGGTCGACATCCTCGACCCCGACACAAGTGCTCCATAGCGGTGCTGCCAgtcccctttctcttccacgGATCGTTGGCTCGAAATATATCGCGAGCGCATCCGTGTCGGTCGGGTTTGTGATTGGTATGGTTGCTGTGTTTCTATGA
- a CDS encoding protein kinase domain-containing protein, whose translation MSVTTSLWWPEDRIQATLCPEYVFGHLPSDLLPRLVAPLPWGEGLTSETYLDWILHKAGRLFLILVDIGIPERIFSLVDESFDDADLPIAAHSVERLKLSLDDKNPTLDAKFFHAQWRFLVRGIKQGDHIKYTENEGVPVELIRNEAALAREGIEKVVLAGAVCQVYLRTQVTVGGAPHFFEEQEVLDEIRSLRRLSHDHVFSIYASYFVDDTMCILFSGTYDRSLMSFLTDVPQPFKRLPKNRRREILINWPHCLVDGLAWLHAHNQVHGAIRPSNVLIDSEYRIFLGQFEALDTLLPPAKIDDVESYQYGAPERWVRAVTVQDTGPTRTVLPSGGRTGRRQPSSRPGRLTLFSRGPGSDDAVDHSLSSRAESVTSHGTAIRIGGLPDSPTRFSFALSSSSSGSSGSARKRVVTPVKRPILYTPSITSSNSSGSSSSSSSTVLDPARLPGTRSKTAVVQTWQSRQTDPEASDIFSLGAVTLDIFTHLCKRKITAFAHHRGAKNRTAGRGGGVADCSFHLDRNIGQVSSWIALLEHDARKRKDPVFRAVEPMLAVVRSMLDKDPGNRPSATRVESRFGAILRQIEESVALHCTSKLYIHAAEASKTQIIPQHELSESETTAPTPTHPKLTITPCPSEPAEQRTDSPHHSTLPPDVSRHPSPSPSVASYAGYVDWTDTYTYSDDDSDQESSEYTPSSSSLRLPWPMRPDGPLRPAPSQDSVLGYGIAITD comes from the coding sequence ATGTCGGTAACAACGTCCCTTTGGTGGCCTGAAGACCGAATCCAAGCCACTCTCTGTCCGGAGTATGTCTTTGGTCATCTTCCGTCCGATCTTTTGCCTCGCCTTGTGGCACCTTTACCTTGGGGAGAGGGCCTTACCAGTGAGACATATCTCGACTGGATCCTGCACAAGGCTGGCAGGCTCTTTTTGATCCTAGTCGACATCGGCATCCCTGAgcgcatcttctccctggTCGACGAGTCATTCGATGACGCAGACTTGCCAATTGCAGCCCACAGTGTCGAGCGTCTGAAGCTCTCCCTTGACGACAAGAATCCGACGCTAGATGCCAAATTCTTCCATGCTCAGTGGCGTTTCCTCGTCCGAGGGATCAAGCAAGGTGATCATATCAAGTATACCGAGAACGAAGGCGTTCCGGTCGAATTAATACGCAACGAGGCGGCGCTTGCACGAGAAGGGATCGAGAAAGTCGTTCTGGCGGGCGCGGTCTGTCAGGTATATCTGCGAACCCAGGTTACCGTCGGAGGTGCGCCGCATTTCTTTGAAGAACAGGAGGTTCTGGATGAGATTCGGTCCCTGCGACGGTTATCTCATGATCATGTCTTTTCCATTTACGCTTCTTACTTTGTTGATGATACCATGTGCATTCTGTTTTCCGGTACATACGATCGTTCCCTGATGTCCTTTCTCACCGATGTTCCCCAACCTTTCAAACGCCTGCCCAAGAATCGGCGCCGCGAGATCCTGATCAACTGGCCGCACTGTTTAGTTGATGGGCTGGCATGGTTGCATGCTCACAACCAAGTCCATGGCGCCATTCGGCCGTCCAATGTCCTAATTGACTCGGAATACCGTATCTTCCTCGGCCAGTTTGAGGCGCTCGATACATTACTGCCACCTGCCAAGATAGACGACGTCGAGTCATATCAGTACGGAGCCCCGGAGCGCTGGGTACGTGCCGTTACCGTTCAGGATACCGGCCCGACTCGAACAGTTCTTCCATCTGGTGGTCGCACGGGTCGACGTCAGCCATCATCCCGCCCTGGAAGACTGACCCTGTTCTCGAGAGGCCCGGGTTCTGATGACGCGGTGGACCATTCGCTGAGTTCGCGAGCTGAGTCCGTCACCTCCCACGGCACCGCCATTCGCATTGGAGGATTGCCCGATTCACCGACGCGGTTCTCCTTCGCGCtgtcttcatcgtcctccgGGTCCAGTGGAAGTGCTCGCAAGCGGGTTGTCACCCCGGTCAAGCGGCCTATCTTATACACTCCATCCATCACCTCGTCCAACTCCTCCGGCTCCTCCAGTAGCTCCTCTTCTACGGTCCTCGACCCGGCTCGACTCCCAGGCACTCGATCGAAAACCGCTGTGGTGCAGACTTGGCAGTCCCGACAGACAGACCCCGAGGCATCGGACATATTCTCTCTTGGAGCCGTGACCCTTGACATTTTCACGCACCTCTGCAAGCGCAAGATTACCGCCTTTGCGCACCACCGGGGCGCAAAGAACAGGACCGCCGGCCGCGGAGGAGGCGTTGCGGACTGCTCGTTCCATCTGGACCGGAATATCGGCCAAGTAAGTTCGTGGATCGCCCTACTGGAACACGACGCGAGGAAACGGAAGGATCCTGTCTTCCGCGCTGTGGAGCCAATGCTTGCCGTAGTCCGCAGCATGTTGGACAAGGACCCGGGCAACCGGCCCTCGGCCACGCGCGTGGAAAGCCGCTTCGGCGCCATCCTGCGCCAGATAGAAGAATCGGTTGCTCTGCACTGCACATCCAAGTTGTACATCCACGCCGCCGAAGCATCCAAGACGCAGATCATCCCACAGCACGAACTCTCAGAGTCGGAGACTACCGCCCCTACTCCAACCCACCCCAAACTCACCATCACACCATGCCCTTCCGAACCAGCAGAGCAACGGACAGACTCCCCTCATCACTCGACACTACCACCCGATGTCTCGCGACACCCTTCCCCATCTCCATCAGTAGCCAGCTATGCGGGTTACGTAGACTGGACAGACACCTACACATACAGCGACGACGACTCCGACCAGGAAAGCAGCGAATACACaccttcctcttcatcactaAGGCTCCCCTGGCCAATGCGACCAGACGGACCCTTGAGACCGGCTCCCTCCCAGGATTCTGTTCTAGGCTACGGAATTGCAATTACTGATTGA